One Paucibacter aquatile genomic window, GTCGGCTCGGCCTTTGGTGTGCGCCTCAAGGATCTGCCCAAATCCGAGATCCTGATGACGCTGGAGGCGTTTTTTGTCAGCCAGACCACGCAGGGCAAGCGCTGCTTGCTGATCGTGGACGAGGCGCAGAACCTCTCGGCGCGGGCCGTGGAAGAGCTGCGCATGCTCTCGAACTTCCAGTTTGGCAACCAGTCTTTGCTGCAGACCTTTTTGGTCGGCCAGCCTGAGTTCCGCGGCATCCTGCAGCGGCCCGAGATGGAGCAGTTCCGTCAGCGCGTGGCGGCGACCTGCCATATCGGGCCCTTGGATGAAGACGAAACCAAGGCCTATATCGAGCACCGGCTCAAATGCGCAGGCAGTACCGGCAAGCCGACCTTCGATGCTGATGTATTCCCGCTGATTTACAAAACCAGCCAGGGCATTCCGCGTCGAATCAATTCCCTGTGCGATCGTTTGTTGCTGCTGGGTTTCATGGGCAACAAGGTCAATTTGACCCTGCATGAACTCCATGATGTGCTCAAGGATATTGCGCAAGAAGCACAAACACCCACTCAGGTGGTGGGTGGCGGATCGGACACAGGTGTGGGTAAATTCCTGGATACCGATCAGCCCATCGATTTCTCGCGCGTCAAACTTAATGCCGACGAGGTCAACGGTTTGAGTGAAGAGCTGTCGAACCTCAGCCAGGGTCATTTTGCAGAGCGCTTGCAGCGCCTGGAAAACGGCCTGCAGCGACTGGAACGCATCAATTTGCAAACCCTGAGCTTGCTGCAGAAGCTGGTGGAAGCGGTCCGGACCCACTGAGCTTGCTTTTGCCCCGTTTGCGCACTCTGTCACAGAGCTGTCGCAAGGGCAGGGCAGAACCGGGGCTTCGTGGCCGATATCGGTGTGCAGTGTCTGAAGATTTTTAATAAGCCAACAAGAGTGGGTGCGCAGAGTCTCATGTCTGAACAAAAAGCCATACGGAATGCGATGACCGTGGATGTGGAAGATTACTTCCAGGTCTCGGCCTTCGCGCCCTATATTGCGCGTGGCGATTGGGAAGGCTGTGAGTGCCGGGTGGAGCGCAATATCGAGCGCATCCTGGCCCTGTTCGCCCAGCATCAGACCAAGGCCACGTTCTTCACCCTGGGCTGGATCGCCGAGCGCTACCCGCAGGTGGTGCGCGATATCGTGGCGGCCGGCCACGAACTCGCCAGCCATGGCTACGGCCACGAACGCGCCAGCGATCTGAGCCCGCAAGCTTTCATGCAGGACGTCGTCCGTGCCAAGAAGTTGCTGGAAGATCTGGGCGGCCATGAGGTGATTGGCTACCGCGCGCCGAGTTTCTCGATCGGCAAGAGCAATCTCTGGGCCTTCGACACCTTGCGCGAGGCTGGCTACCAATACAGCTCCAGCGTCTACCCGATTCAGCACGACCATTACGGCATGCCAGATTCACCGCGTTTCGCCTACCCGGTGCGTGAGGGTTTGCTGGAAGTGCCGGTCACGACCTTGCGGGTGATGAACAAGAACCTGCCGTCCAGCGGCGGTGGCTATTTCCGCCTGCTGCCTTATTCGGTGTCGCGTTGGCTGATCCGTCAGGTCAATGCCCAGGATCAACAGTCCGCCGTGTTCTATTTCCACCCCTGGGAAATCGACGTTGATCAGCCGCGTGTCGCCGGCATCGACAGCAAGTCGCGCTTCCGCCACTACGTCAATATTGCGCGCACCCACGACCGCATCGGCCGCCTGCTGCAGGACTTTGCCTGGGGTCGCATGGACGAGATCTTCCTGGGTCGACGCACCGCGGCGCTGGCCACCAGCGCAGTTGCAGCCTGAACCATGGCTGCACTCCAAATCAAGCGCCTGACGGCGCAAGACGCCGCGCTTGCCCGGCGCTGGGACGAATTCGTCCTGGCCTGCCCGCAAGCCACCTTCTTTCACCGTGCCGGCTGGTTGCGCATGGTCGAGCAGGTGTTCAAGCACCAGGGTTTCTTTCTCTACGCCGAGCGTGAGGGCGAGATCGAGGGTGTGCTGCCCCTGGCTCAGGTCAAGAGCATGCTGTTCGGCCACTCCCTGGTGGCCTTGCCCTTTGCGGTGTATGGCGGTGTTGCAGCCCTGAACGACGAGGCAGCCGCCGCTCTGGAGCAAGAAGCGCAGGCCATTGCGCAGCGCCTGGGTGCTGAGCACCTCGAGTTCCGCAATATCGCGCCCCGTCACGCCGACTGGCCAAAGCAGGATTTGTACGTCACCTTCCGCAAGGAGATCCTGCCCGAGGAAGAGGCCAATATGCTGGCCATTCCGCGCAAGGCCCGGGCCAGTGTGCGCAAAGGCATCAAAAACAATCTGGTCTCGCACATCGATCCAACGGTGGATCGCTTTTTCGCGCTCTACGCCGACAACACCCACCGCCACGGTACGCCGGCCATGCCCAAGCGCTACTTCGCGGCTTTGCTGGACGAGTTCGGTGCCGATGCTGAGGTGCTGACGGTCACCGATGCCCAAGGCAAGCCACTCAGCTCGGTGCTGAGTTTCTACTTCCGTGACGAGGTGCTGCCTTACTACGCCGGCGACGACGAAGCCGCGCGCGATCTGGCCGGCAACGACTTCAAGTACTGGGAGCTGATGCGTCGCGCCTGCGCGCGTGGCTGCAAGGTGTTCGACTACGGCCGCAGCAAGCAGGGCACCGGTTCCTACGCCTTCAAGAAGAACTGGGGCTTCGAGCCGACGCCGTTGCATTACGAGTACTGCCTCTACAAGCGCGACGCCGTGCCGCAGAACAACCCGAGCAATGCGAAGTACCAGCTCCTGATCAAGACCTGGCGGCGCTTGCCCCTGGGCTTTGTCAACTGGTTGGGGCCCTTCATCGTGCGCAATCTGGGTTGAGCCATGCCCGCCCCACACCACTGCTTGCTTGATGCACGAAGCCGCCCACTGAATCTGATCTCTCGCGCATGCCTGCGCGTCCAGCCGCTATGAGCTTGCGCGTTCTCCACATCCTCGACCACTCCTTGCCGCTGCACAGCGGCTACAGTTTTCGCACCGCCTCCATCCTGCGCGAGCAGCGTGCGCGCGGCTGGATCACCTCTCACCTGACCAGCCCCAAGCAGGGCCCGGGCGAGGGCCTGATGGAGGAGGCCTCGGGCTGGCAATTCCACCGCACGCCCAGCACCGCGGCCGATGGCCTGATCCGCCAGATGCAGCTGACGGCCGCGCGCATCCGGGAAGTCGTGGCCATCGAGCGCCCTGACATCATCCACGCCCATTCGCCGGTGCTCAATGCCTTGCCCAGCCTCTGGGTCGGCCGACAGCTGCGTTTGCCGGTGGTGTATGAGATGCGAGCCTCTTGGGAGGATGCGGCTGTCGACCACGGCACGACGACCGAAGGCAGCTTGCGCTACCGCGTGTCGCGGGCGCTGGAAAGCTTTGCGCTCAAGCGTGCCGACCAGATCACCACCATTTGCGAAGGCCTGCGTGGCGACATCATGTCGCGCGGTGTGCCGGCGGATCGCATCACCGTGATCCCGAATGCGGTTGACGCCCAGGCCTTCCAGTTTGGCGTCAGCCCGGACCCGGTGCTGCGTGCCAAGCTGGGCCTGGACGGCGCCGTTGTGCTTGGTTTTGCAGGCTCCTTCTACGGCTACGAAGGCCTGCACCTGCTGCTGGACGCTGCGGCTCGCCTCTTGCCCACGCTGCCGCAGCTTCGCGTGCTGCTGGTCGGCGGCGGCCCGCAGGAGGCGGCGCTCAAGGCGCAGGTGGAGCGCCTGGGCCTGCAGCAGCAGGTGATCTTCACCGGCCGGGTGCCGCACGCGGAGGTGCAGCGTTACTACGAACTGATCGACGTGCTGGCCTACCCGCGCCTGCCCATTCGCCTGACCGAGCTGGTCACGCCGCTCAAGCCCCTGGAGGCCATGGCCCAAGGGCGCATGTTCGTGGCCTCCGATGTCGGCGGCCACCATGAGCTGGTGCGCCACGGCGAGACCGGCCATCTCTTCAAGGCCGGCGATGTGGGCGCTCTGGCCGCTGCCATCGAACAGCTGCTGGCCCAGCGCGAGCAATGGCCGCGCATCGCCGCGCAGGCCCGCCATTTCGTGGAAGCCGAGCGCACCTGGGCCCGCAGCGTGGCCCGCTACGAAGAGGTCTACCGGCGCGCCCTGGGCCGCTACGGTCGTACCTTCCCCCCTGTTTCTTCCTGAGGCCCGACCCAGCTATGTGCGGCATCCACGGCATCCTGCGTCTTGACGGCGCCCCGGTCGAATCGGCCCATCTGAGCTTGATGGGCGACATCACCCAGCATCGCGGCCCCGACGATGAAGGCCAGCACATTGACGGTGCCTGCGGCATCGCCATGCGGCGCCTGTCCATCATTGACCTGGCCGGCGGCCACCAGCCCCTGTCCAACCAGGACGGCAGCCTCTGGCTGGTCTGCAATGGCGAGATCTACAACTACCGCGAGCTGCGTGCCGAGCTGCAAGCCAAGGGGTTTCAGTTCAAGACCGGCTCCGACAGCGAGGTGCTGCTGCATCTGTACGACGCCGAGGGCGATGACTTCGTCCACCGCCTCAACGGCATGTTCGACTTCGCCCTCTGGGATGCGCGCCGCCGCCGTCTGCTGATCGGCCGTGACCGCATCGGCGTCAAGCCCCTGTACGTGATGCAGGACGGTCAGCGCCTGGCTTTTGCCACCGAAGCCAAGGCCTTGCTGGCTTTGCCCGGCGTTCGGGCCGAGCTGGACACTCGCGTGCTCTCCAGCTACCTGCAGCTGGGCTATGTGGCCGCGCCGGGCAGCATGTTCAAGGGCATTCGCAAGCTGCCGCCGGCCACGCTGCTGGCGGTGGAGGCTGGTCAGGTCAAGGAGTGGCGCTACTGGCGCGTGTCGGCGCAGATCCGCCGCGACTGGAGCGAGGCCGAGTGGATCGAGCGCTCGCGCGAAAGCCTGCAGCGCGCCGTGCGCATGCAGATGGTCAGCGACGTGCCGATCGGCGCTTTCCTCTCGGGTGGTGTCGATTCCAGCGCGGTCGTGGCCTATATGGCCCGCGAGTCCAGCGAGCCCATCCGCACCTATGCCATCGGTTTCGAAGGCGGTGAGGCCGAGACGCTGTACAACGAGCTGCCGTTCGCGCGCCAGGTCTCCGAGCTGTTCAAGACCCAGCACAAGGAAATTGTCGTCAAGCCCGATGTGGTGGGTCTGCTGCCCCAGCTGCTCTGGCATATGGACGAGCCGCTGGCCGACACGGCCTTCATCACCACCTATCTGGTCTCGCAGTTTGCGCGCCAGGATGTGAAGGTGATCCTCTCGGGCGTGGGCGGTGACGAGCTGTTTGGCGGTTATCGCCGCTACCTGGGCGGTCATTACGCACGCCGTTTCCAGGCGCTGCCCGCTTGGCTGCAATCAGCCATCGGCTTTGCGGCCGGCC contains:
- a CDS encoding XrtA/PEP-CTERM system-associated ATPase codes for the protein MYESFYGLSSKPFQLSPDPNFYFGSKQHRRAKAYLDYGVLRNDGFIVITGEIGAGKTTLLRGLLDSLNRSNVVIGNLVTTQLDAEDTLRMVGSAFGVRLKDLPKSEILMTLEAFFVSQTTQGKRCLLIVDEAQNLSARAVEELRMLSNFQFGNQSLLQTFLVGQPEFRGILQRPEMEQFRQRVAATCHIGPLDEDETKAYIEHRLKCAGSTGKPTFDADVFPLIYKTSQGIPRRINSLCDRLLLLGFMGNKVNLTLHELHDVLKDIAQEAQTPTQVVGGGSDTGVGKFLDTDQPIDFSRVKLNADEVNGLSEELSNLSQGHFAERLQRLENGLQRLERINLQTLSLLQKLVEAVRTH
- a CDS encoding XrtA system polysaccharide deacetylase, which codes for MSEQKAIRNAMTVDVEDYFQVSAFAPYIARGDWEGCECRVERNIERILALFAQHQTKATFFTLGWIAERYPQVVRDIVAAGHELASHGYGHERASDLSPQAFMQDVVRAKKLLEDLGGHEVIGYRAPSFSIGKSNLWAFDTLREAGYQYSSSVYPIQHDHYGMPDSPRFAYPVREGLLEVPVTTLRVMNKNLPSSGGGYFRLLPYSVSRWLIRQVNAQDQQSAVFYFHPWEIDVDQPRVAGIDSKSRFRHYVNIARTHDRIGRLLQDFAWGRMDEIFLGRRTAALATSAVAA
- a CDS encoding FemAB family XrtA/PEP-CTERM system-associated protein, with protein sequence MAALQIKRLTAQDAALARRWDEFVLACPQATFFHRAGWLRMVEQVFKHQGFFLYAEREGEIEGVLPLAQVKSMLFGHSLVALPFAVYGGVAALNDEAAAALEQEAQAIAQRLGAEHLEFRNIAPRHADWPKQDLYVTFRKEILPEEEANMLAIPRKARASVRKGIKNNLVSHIDPTVDRFFALYADNTHRHGTPAMPKRYFAALLDEFGADAEVLTVTDAQGKPLSSVLSFYFRDEVLPYYAGDDEAARDLAGNDFKYWELMRRACARGCKVFDYGRSKQGTGSYAFKKNWGFEPTPLHYEYCLYKRDAVPQNNPSNAKYQLLIKTWRRLPLGFVNWLGPFIVRNLG
- a CDS encoding TIGR04063 family PEP-CTERM/XrtA system glycosyltransferase, translating into MSLRVLHILDHSLPLHSGYSFRTASILREQRARGWITSHLTSPKQGPGEGLMEEASGWQFHRTPSTAADGLIRQMQLTAARIREVVAIERPDIIHAHSPVLNALPSLWVGRQLRLPVVYEMRASWEDAAVDHGTTTEGSLRYRVSRALESFALKRADQITTICEGLRGDIMSRGVPADRITVIPNAVDAQAFQFGVSPDPVLRAKLGLDGAVVLGFAGSFYGYEGLHLLLDAAARLLPTLPQLRVLLVGGGPQEAALKAQVERLGLQQQVIFTGRVPHAEVQRYYELIDVLAYPRLPIRLTELVTPLKPLEAMAQGRMFVASDVGGHHELVRHGETGHLFKAGDVGALAAAIEQLLAQREQWPRIAAQARHFVEAERTWARSVARYEEVYRRALGRYGRTFPPVSS
- the asnB gene encoding asparagine synthase (glutamine-hydrolyzing), which codes for MCGIHGILRLDGAPVESAHLSLMGDITQHRGPDDEGQHIDGACGIAMRRLSIIDLAGGHQPLSNQDGSLWLVCNGEIYNYRELRAELQAKGFQFKTGSDSEVLLHLYDAEGDDFVHRLNGMFDFALWDARRRRLLIGRDRIGVKPLYVMQDGQRLAFATEAKALLALPGVRAELDTRVLSSYLQLGYVAAPGSMFKGIRKLPPATLLAVEAGQVKEWRYWRVSAQIRRDWSEAEWIERSRESLQRAVRMQMVSDVPIGAFLSGGVDSSAVVAYMARESSEPIRTYAIGFEGGEAETLYNELPFARQVSELFKTQHKEIVVKPDVVGLLPQLLWHMDEPLADTAFITTYLVSQFARQDVKVILSGVGGDELFGGYRRYLGGHYARRFQALPAWLQSAIGFAAGRLPADRHSGLLNTLRLAKGFVASAGMGADARYQSYLQVLGQDLVGRLLVDGAGGQDPLAAAFASAGHEDELNRMLAVDAETQLPDDLLLLTDKMSMAVSLECRVPLLDHELLELAASMPSDIKIRGGRLKHVLKSALADVLPDDILNRKKRGFGTPMGAWLKKELAPLLRRLLAPEVVKARGLFVPAVVSGLIADHEANRMDGTDALLSLMNLEIWSRVYLDGRSPADVALELKSYLPRA